The window gaaagtgaagtagagaattcctctataacctcttttatctacttaggaaatgttaaatcctacctataccatcactattttgaaacacatgccgttgccttctcattatcattgtagctatagagatcaacaattgatcaaagacacaccctgtcaggtactgtatccaagttattctctgtatccaagttcatcccgagtaatagtaccacgaggataatcaccaaagccaccagacagctttatgatgccaatgaagcaagatgagctattcaataaaactcgtattgtaaagaagaagaaagagactgattcagaaaggagggtcgagcctcgactatatacatgtaagttttttacttttcattaagtattttgatttacttttatataaattttgaaatactaattcaatatatataatttttcatataggtTCGCTTCACATGCAGCTGACGtgggggaattcatacgcagtcaaccacctaatgaatcgggcgaggcaatccaactttcggacgaggatgctgaaagaacactccttgagtactttatatactttgaactagacaaaaaaatttagttctattgtgttagttctttttagttcgaatgggcttgtaataagcgttaacttagttttgttagcttaatgtgttagttctattgattgttacttttaattgttgttgttgttgttgctggcataaaatgcctgtttaggatgtttggtaagctggcaggtggtatagctgccaaaacaggcagtttctgccaaaaatataccaagaaaagcgaccaactttggtctctatttggtcgcatttcactataaaaaaaataattttctgggcaatagcgaccaaccttggtcgctacctgcccagatttctattaaaacaatacaatttctggaaatatagcgaccaatgttggtcgcttatctttaaaaaaaaaatttaattcttgaatttaacgaccaactttggtctctattgtccagattttaaaatataatatttggattagagaccaaagttggtcgctttctaatgattaatgataaattaaaaacaacgtatttcatatgtagagaccaactttggttgccaaatttatattattaaattaatatagcgaccaaagttggtcactaaagtcaaaatcagaatatttagtccttttaccttagagaccaaagttggtcattaattagcgaccaactttggtccctaaaataaagggaccagcaatattgcgaccaggcatgtttggtcgctttttggtcgcttttaggcctataagcgaccaactttggtcgctttttgtggtcactttttaccggatttctagtagtgtgtgTCCGTTAAAAAAAGAAGAGGTGAAGAAGATGATAGACTTATGATAGCATTAAATCACATATTTAAGTAATGCGGGATAATATTGCTTAATTGCCACAACTAGAATGTATTCTAGTCCTTCTTTCACTTCTTAGTTGTTTTGAACAATGATTTATTTTTAAGTACCTACGTAAAAGAATAACGAACTATACTTTTTTTTCGAGGCTAGTGATGCTAACAATGAACTATACTTCAACAATCAAGAGTTAGtgagaaatatatattttagttgctttcaaaaataataatcgataaaatgtatatttttttgtatatatatgtcatatatatatatattttatgtactttttgaCTAGCGAATGCAATTACTTTCGACCGGCTTGCTAATTTTGTATATTGTCCAAACATAAAACTGATATTATAAGTTAGTCCAACACCAAAATAATTTACATCCGGTAGCtacaaaagtgtataaaatttgcatatatatatatatatacacaaaaaatatatatataattaaaaaaaaaaggttcgactattattttgagaaaatagaCTGTCATTTTCCCTAAAGTTTTGGAAGTTAAACGGGCCTTTCAACTTACAAAAATGACGCTTAGGATAACTAACATCACTAGCCTCGAAATTTGATACTCTAGTCTACGCCAGACAAAATAGCTACTAGTCCGCAAATTTGAATTTTCTCTTAAGAATTTTTGATAAATTAGATAGGAATTAAATGAGAGTGTGAGTGTCTTAATTACAATATTTATGAGTCTTTGTAGGGACTCATTGTGAAACAAACAAAGAAAGCGAAACGGAAATGTTATTTTTGGAGGGAACGTGGAAGTCTTTAGACCGCAACACTACAcctaaaaatgttttttttttttttgggtttattATCAGTCATGTCAAATGTTCTTTTAAGAATTCTTGACTTTCTTTCTTCAGCAATAATAAAGTTTCGGCATTGTTGTTTGTTGAGAATGAGCATAATAGATCACATGAAATGTAACAACGTACTAATCATTATTTATCATGTGTAAATTTCTAATATGTGTAGAACAATAAAAACGAAGGCTCACTCAGTTATTTTGTTCTTATCAACACAGTAAAATTACAGTAGTACATTGCAATTTTGCAAGTCAGCAAAATCACAGCATAGTTTTCAGATAAATAATTCAAGCTCAAGAAGCTGTGGCCATCATTCTTGTAGCAAAAAGGTATTAACTTGTCTGTAGAACTGTGAATCTACTACTACTATATATTGTCCTTCAAGACTATGGTACTACTGTTTGTACTGATGTAACATCATATTTCTCAGTTTTGAGAATAACCATGTATATGTCTACCCCTTACCGAATAATATAAACTGAGCTTTCCTAGTATATTAACAATGAGACAGACATATACTGTGTTAATTTTGAGTGGTCCAATTTTTTGTGGCTTCATTTCAGCCATGTTTAATTCTGTACATAGCCTGATTGAATGTTGATGGCTTTAGTTTATACTGAAGCTTTCTTGTATATATTAACTACTTTATTGGGATGCTTGCTATAGGCCATATAAAGTTTAAGAATAGGCCTGAAAAGTGTACTAATTGTTGCCAAACTTTAAAGATTCTGTAATGAGTGAATTTTCAGGCCAAGAACCTCTTcttttgaagaaggaaaatgattTTGACTATCTCAATAAGACACCCCTTTGGATATCATCAACAAAGTTGATTCTCAACGTATTAATGTGGGTGATCTTCATTGCATGGGctacttttcttttcttattgcCTTCAGCATATATGAATGAATTGCAAAAGAAATTTATTCGAGAAACCCAAGGAACTATCTTTGGGAAAACAGGTTTGTTGCCAACTTGGAAAAATTCTTGCTTTTATACTGTATCAGTTTATCCAATTTCTTAGTAAGTAATCTCAGTTTCTACTGAACTGCAGGAAGCAAATTCTTGATATTCAGTTTCCCAGTTTTCATGATTGCATTTCTTGCAATTATTCGCCTCGTTCTCTCTGGTAAAGATGAATCCCAAGTGTATGTGCATCTGCTAGCTTGATTTTTTAGTTCAGAGGAACTACTTTAGAAGTTAGTGGATGTTCTGAACTTGTGTAGTTACTTGAATTTTAAATTGTTGTAGGAAGAAGACTGCAAATAAAGGTCCAAGTTTTCGATTGTGGACATTCCCAGTGCTGGTGGATGGACCATTTGGGGTTGTTACAGCTGCAGAAATGATTGGAGTTATACTCTTCTCAGTGTACATCATCTGGGCTGTTATTATGTACAGTATACGGAGTGTTGACCGCTTATCCTCACTTCATGTACAAGACATGAAAGAGAAAAGGTAATTCTGTTACCATGATCATGTTACATTCTTTGTTCGGGTTTCACTGATTTCTCGCTATATTTTATATGTTTTTGAAGAGAAAGTTGTTTTCCAATGGCAATAACATTCACCATGTTCAAGATCATGCAATTTTAACTCGACAGACTTGGGCCTATTGCTGTCTATAGTTTGGACTTTGGACCATGTTAATTTGGCTTGGCTAAACTATCATCCTTTCAGCGAACTAGTTACCTTTAATACTTTCATAAATACATGTATGGCTCAGCTATACAAATCATTATTCCTTCTCCGAAAGGATGACATGATATTCTTGttctaaaattatttattttgaactCTTCTGGCTCTCAACTCCTCTATATTTGGAAAGGTTTCAATCCATTTTGGTCCTTTAAGTTTGTTCTTATGTTATCTTCTTTTATATAAAGCAGCAGTTAGTTCTCCAGAGATGTGCAATGGTAGTAGAATTCTAAAACTACTGAAATATTCTTCCTGAAAGATTGATAACTCCAAATTACTGAAGCTCGAGCTAAACATGAGTTATGAGATTGTATTAAAGatttcatttttattcttcaaacaGAATTTTGACTCGACCTGTTGGAATAATAACTATATCCCAGGTCCTCTTTTTCTTATTACAGGTTCTGCGTCATTGACTAATATCCTCTGTTGTAATCTCTTCAGCGCTATGTTGCTGGAGCTAACAGGCCGTCGTTTTGGATTCATTGGATTAACCTGCTTAGCATTTTTGTTTATACCTGTTGCACGGGGTTCAGTTCTTCTTCGAGCTATAGATATCCCATTTGAACATGCCACTCGATATCATGTTTGGCTGGGACATACTACTATGGCTCTTTTTAGCCTTCATGGTCTATTCTATGTGATTGGCTGGGCAATGCGCGGGTGCCTTGTGGAGGAAGTGAGTTCTAGAACTGAAAATTCATTTGCCTAGCCCTTCATCACATGTAATGCATTTTTGTGTGTATTCttgttaaagaaaaaataagCCTTGAACTTTGCTATTGTGTTTCATGCAGCTAATCGAGTGGAAAAACGTTGGAATAGCCCATCTTCCAGGAGTTATCAGCCTTGCAGCTGGTTTATTAATGTGGGTGACTTCACTTCCTGGAGTTAGGAGAAAAAAATTTGAATTGTTCTTGTATACGCACCAATTATATGTGGTGTTCGTGGTGTTCCTGGCCTTGCATGTTGGTGACTTCATCTTCATGATGGTTGGTGCTGGGATCTTCCTTTTCATGCTCGATCGGTTCCTTAGATTCTTCCAGTCGCGAAAGACTGTTGACATACTTTCAGCCACATGCTTTCCTTGTGGAACCATTGAACTCGTTCTTTCAAAACCTGCAAGTAAAAGATAGAATCTTTGAACTCAACTGATTTCCTCACCACTGCATTTTTCAGCgattctaatatttttttttctcggGATGTAGATTTACATTACAACGCCCTTGGCTGGATATTCTTACAAATACGCGAGTTGTCCTGGCTGCAGTGGCACCCTTTCAGTGTCTCCTCCAGTCCTCTTGACGGGAAACATCATGTTGCAATTCTCATAAAGGTTCTCGGAGATTGGACTGAAAAACTGAAGGGACATATCTTGAATCTTTCGGTTGAACAACCTGAGATGGAGCCTCTTTTGTTGCATAACAGGATATTAACAGCTTCTGTCGAAGGCCCTTATgggcatgaatcaccatatcaTTTAACGTATGTCAAGTCCAGCATTATCTGCAGAATATACAAATTTTTTGTTTCAGTACTAAGTCATTGGCTAATCAATTGTCTTAACCATGTTTCTCCTCTCAGGTATGAAAATCTCATTTTGGTAGCAGGTGGAATTGGCATATCTCCTTTCCTAGCTATCCTGAGTGATATCCTCCACCGTATCAACGATAGCAGGCATTGCCTGCCAAGAAATATACTAATAGTATGGGCTATAAAAAATTCAGATGAGCTCCCactccttgagacaattgagATGGAGGCAATCTGTCCACTTTATTCTGATAAACTGAATCTTGAGATTCAAACATTTGTGACTCGGGAATCACAACCTTCATTGGTATTTGGTTCTTCGTATTCTCATTTTGCTTATTTAACATCACTCCATTTTATATGTGTGtaatttttacttctttttggCTCAGGAGGAGGGCAAAAGAGCGAAAACAATGCACACCTCAATCTCCCCTGGCTTCAGTGGATGTCGAATGTCTAGTTTGGCTGGTACTGGAAATGTTGTATGGTCTGGATTGTATGTCATAATATCCACAATTGGGTTGGTGATCATTGTAGCATTATTAGACATTTTCTACATCAATCCATTCAATGTAACTTACTGGTGGTACAAGGGGCTTTTGTTGATTGGATGCATGGCTGCAAGTGTTGTTATATTTGGGGGTCTCGTGATCGCTTTATGGCATCTTTGGGAAAGGAAAACCTCATTGAAGGAGGAACCAGAGGACACCACAAAGAAGGTCGACATGCTGCAGCAGCATGAGGCCTCTTTACAGAAGAATCTTGAAGAGGCTCGATCTGTTAATACTATCCGATATGGTGAAAGACCAGACTTCCAAGGTACATTTGGAGAAATATTGCAATATGTACTAAAATGTGTTTCATGACAATATgttttaactcttttttttttttttgcagagaTATTTGGATCACATGCAAAGAGTTGGGGAAGTGTAGATATTGGTGTGATAGTATGTGGTCCTCCTACTCTTCAGTCCAGTGTTGCTAAAGAGTGCAGAAGGCAAAACTTGCAAAGAAGAGGCCATCAGGCTATTTTCCATTTCAACAGCCACAGTTTTGACCTCTAAATCACCCCCAGTAAGCATCCGATAGCTCGTATAAAGAGGAGTTGTTACTGCTCTATTGGGAAAATGGATCATACCCGCTAGTTTATATTTGATCCTTGTAGCATGTAAGATTATATCTGTAGTAAGCTTCTTGTACATTTTCAGTCTTTGTAAATGCAGCTTACCAATATATAATACAAGTATATAACAATATCACCTATACAGCTAGAATGTATCTATGCTTTATGGCATCTGCAGTAAGCATCTTGTACATTTCCCATCATTGTAAATGCAGCTTTAACAATATAGCCCTATACTGCTAGCAACTACATAAACTTGCAACCTATTGTTAAACATTATCTCTATCGTCACAAGGTAAGGATACGGTCTGCGTACGCACTACCCTCCTCatacctcacttgtgggattacactaggtttgttattgttgttgttgttgtaaattgGACTTATTGGTTTGGACAGCTTGTATATGGTCGAAATCAGGCTCGTCTATTACACAGCAGATCGGGATTGAAACGCGATGGGTTGAATATCGACCCCGGGTCCATCAAACCAAGATACGAGATCAGAGTGCCCGTCCTCGAGGACACCGGTTCCGTGACCCCGGAATCAACCTTGACCCCGAATGAGCTCGAAGAAATATTGGCAGACCGAATAACGGAAAGCAaaatatccgtaaccggtcgGGTATTACAgcggaatctcggcacgtatcaatgagGAACTTGCTACTTAGCAAATTATGGGatattttaccttttatagaattgtacctaaaataggactccctactatataaatgggtcTGATTATTTGTAAAACACATTGTTACACGCATCTCAAAGCAATATAACATTACTTTCTTTCTGCAAGTTATTGTTCTCCTACATCTGATATCGTTTGAATTGCATCCTATTCAAGTGAGACTCATTTTCTCAAGGCTATAACTATTCAAGTCGCACGGTTTCAATTTATTTTACCATTGTTTCGCTTTAGTTACTACTCAATTCATCGATTTGTGTCAAATTAATACACATATCCTTTAAActacatacaaatttaattgttatccgattttaagggtgAACACAGCTAATGTTGCTACTGGCAGAATATTGAGTGATTCTGGCGAGTCTTTGGGTTACATCAAAATTTTAATACCACACAAATGTCAGGTTGTTATATGCTCAATTTGCAATCCTGTCactttgtgtttttcttttcggACAGTTATTTGCAAGCTTCCAAAACACTGTAGGTATATAAGAATTTTTGTTCTCTTGTTAACTAATTTCAAGAGATATATTCAGGTCAAGGTACAGAGAAAGGATGATAACAGATAATGTACCATTTGAAAACACAGATCAAGTGGTGTGATAAAATAAATAGG of the Nicotiana tabacum cultivar K326 chromosome 7, ASM71507v2, whole genome shotgun sequence genome contains:
- the LOC107832362 gene encoding ferric reduction oxidase 7, chloroplastic isoform X1, whose protein sequence is MSEFSGQEPLLLKKENDFDYLNKTPLWISSTKLILNVLMWVIFIAWATFLFLLPSAYMNELQKKFIRETQGTIFGKTGSKFLIFSFPVFMIAFLAIIRLVLSGKDESQVKKTANKGPSFRLWTFPVLVDGPFGVVTAAEMIGVILFSVYIIWAVIMYSIRSVDRLSSLHVQDMKEKSAMLLELTGRRFGFIGLTCLAFLFIPVARGSVLLRAIDIPFEHATRYHVWLGHTTMALFSLHGLFYVIGWAMRGCLVEELIEWKNVGIAHLPGVISLAAGLLMWVTSLPGVRRKKFELFLYTHQLYVVFVVFLALHVGDFIFMMVGAGIFLFMLDRFLRFFQSRKTVDILSATCFPCGTIELVLSKPANLHYNALGWIFLQIRELSWLQWHPFSVSSSPLDGKHHVAILIKVLGDWTEKLKGHILNLSVEQPEMEPLLLHNRILTASVEGPYGHESPYHLTYENLILVAGGIGISPFLAILSDILHRINDSRHCLPRNILIVWAIKNSDELPLLETIEMEAICPLYSDKLNLEIQTFVTRESQPSLEEGKRAKTMHTSISPGFSGCRMSSLAGTGNVVWSGLYVIISTIGLVIIVALLDIFYINPFNVTYWWYKGLLLIGCMAASVVIFGGLVIALWHLWERKTSLKEEPEDTTKKVDMLQQHEASLQKNLEEARSVNTIRYGERPDFQEIFGSHAKSWGSVDIGVIVCGPPTLQSSVAKECRRQNLQRRGHQAIFHFNSHSFDL
- the LOC107832362 gene encoding ferric reduction oxidase 6 isoform X2, translated to MIAFLAIIRLVLSGKDESQVKKTANKGPSFRLWTFPVLVDGPFGVVTAAEMIGVILFSVYIIWAVIMYSIRSVDRLSSLHVQDMKEKSAMLLELTGRRFGFIGLTCLAFLFIPVARGSVLLRAIDIPFEHATRYHVWLGHTTMALFSLHGLFYVIGWAMRGCLVEELIEWKNVGIAHLPGVISLAAGLLMWVTSLPGVRRKKFELFLYTHQLYVVFVVFLALHVGDFIFMMVGAGIFLFMLDRFLRFFQSRKTVDILSATCFPCGTIELVLSKPANLHYNALGWIFLQIRELSWLQWHPFSVSSSPLDGKHHVAILIKVLGDWTEKLKGHILNLSVEQPEMEPLLLHNRILTASVEGPYGHESPYHLTYENLILVAGGIGISPFLAILSDILHRINDSRHCLPRNILIVWAIKNSDELPLLETIEMEAICPLYSDKLNLEIQTFVTRESQPSLEEGKRAKTMHTSISPGFSGCRMSSLAGTGNVVWSGLYVIISTIGLVIIVALLDIFYINPFNVTYWWYKGLLLIGCMAASVVIFGGLVIALWHLWERKTSLKEEPEDTTKKVDMLQQHEASLQKNLEEARSVNTIRYGERPDFQEIFGSHAKSWGSVDIGVIVCGPPTLQSSVAKECRRQNLQRRGHQAIFHFNSHSFDL
- the LOC107832362 gene encoding ferric reduction oxidase 6 isoform X3, with the translated sequence MIGVILFSVYIIWAVIMYSIRSVDRLSSLHVQDMKEKSAMLLELTGRRFGFIGLTCLAFLFIPVARGSVLLRAIDIPFEHATRYHVWLGHTTMALFSLHGLFYVIGWAMRGCLVEELIEWKNVGIAHLPGVISLAAGLLMWVTSLPGVRRKKFELFLYTHQLYVVFVVFLALHVGDFIFMMVGAGIFLFMLDRFLRFFQSRKTVDILSATCFPCGTIELVLSKPANLHYNALGWIFLQIRELSWLQWHPFSVSSSPLDGKHHVAILIKVLGDWTEKLKGHILNLSVEQPEMEPLLLHNRILTASVEGPYGHESPYHLTYENLILVAGGIGISPFLAILSDILHRINDSRHCLPRNILIVWAIKNSDELPLLETIEMEAICPLYSDKLNLEIQTFVTRESQPSLEEGKRAKTMHTSISPGFSGCRMSSLAGTGNVVWSGLYVIISTIGLVIIVALLDIFYINPFNVTYWWYKGLLLIGCMAASVVIFGGLVIALWHLWERKTSLKEEPEDTTKKVDMLQQHEASLQKNLEEARSVNTIRYGERPDFQEIFGSHAKSWGSVDIGVIVCGPPTLQSSVAKECRRQNLQRRGHQAIFHFNSHSFDL